The proteins below are encoded in one region of Paenibacillus albus:
- a CDS encoding glutamate-1-semialdehyde 2,1-aminomutase, which translates to MSIQRPRSEQLYAEALEHIVGGVNSPSRSFKAVGGGAPVFMKRASGAHFWDVDDNRYIDYLCAYGPIITGHAHPHITEAITRAASNGTLYGTPTELEITLARMLKEAIPSMDKVRFVNSGTEAVMTTIRVARAYTKRSKIIKFAGCYHGHSDLVLVAAGSGPSTLGIPDSAGVPVSIASEVITVPFNDLDGLRIALETFGGDVAAVMVEPIVGNFGMVMPEPGFLEGLCRMTREAGALVIYDEVISAFRFHYGSAQTYSAFPDHAAIEPDLTALGKIIGGGLPIGAYGGRKHVMEQVAPLGPAYQAGTMAGNPASISAGIACLEVLQQPGVYEQMNALAVELADALQGAADKHGIPLTINRIRGSFSAHFCDHPITNYDEAQDTDGERFAEFFRLMLDQGICLAPSKYEAWFLTTAHTSEDIAATIAAAEKAFAQMAR; encoded by the coding sequence ATGTCTATTCAACGACCGCGCTCCGAACAGCTGTATGCGGAAGCGCTCGAACATATTGTCGGCGGCGTCAACAGCCCGTCCCGTTCCTTTAAGGCGGTTGGCGGCGGAGCGCCTGTCTTCATGAAACGCGCTAGCGGCGCTCATTTCTGGGACGTCGACGATAATCGCTACATCGACTACTTATGTGCTTACGGTCCTATCATTACCGGCCATGCACATCCGCATATTACCGAAGCCATCACTCGCGCTGCTTCGAACGGCACGCTGTATGGCACGCCGACAGAGCTTGAAATCACGCTCGCTCGCATGCTGAAGGAAGCGATCCCTTCGATGGATAAAGTCCGCTTCGTCAACTCCGGCACCGAGGCGGTTATGACGACAATCCGTGTCGCTCGTGCCTACACGAAGCGCAGTAAGATCATCAAATTCGCTGGCTGCTACCACGGCCACTCCGATCTTGTCCTCGTTGCTGCAGGCTCCGGCCCTTCAACGCTCGGCATCCCGGACAGCGCCGGGGTTCCGGTCAGCATCGCGAGTGAAGTGATTACCGTCCCGTTCAATGACTTGGACGGGCTGCGCATCGCGCTCGAGACTTTCGGCGGTGACGTCGCTGCCGTTATGGTCGAGCCGATTGTCGGCAACTTCGGCATGGTAATGCCGGAGCCCGGCTTCCTTGAAGGGCTATGCCGCATGACGCGGGAAGCCGGCGCGCTCGTCATCTACGACGAAGTCATCAGCGCCTTCCGCTTCCACTACGGCAGCGCGCAGACGTACAGCGCGTTCCCAGACCACGCTGCCATTGAGCCGGATCTGACGGCGCTTGGCAAAATCATTGGCGGCGGCTTGCCGATCGGCGCTTACGGCGGCCGCAAGCATGTGATGGAGCAGGTCGCGCCGCTCGGCCCCGCATACCAAGCGGGCACGATGGCCGGCAACCCGGCATCCATCTCGGCGGGCATCGCCTGCTTGGAGGTACTTCAGCAGCCTGGCGTGTACGAGCAGATGAATGCGCTCGCGGTAGAGCTTGCCGATGCGCTTCAAGGGGCGGCGGATAAGCACGGCATTCCGCTGACGATCAACCGCATCCGCGGCTCGTTCTCCGCCCACTTCTGCGATCATCCGATCACGAATTACGATGAGGCACAGGATACGGACGGCGAACGTTTCGCCGAGTTCTTCCGCCTGATGCTCGATCAGGGCATCTGCCTCGCGCCATCCAAGTATGAAGCGTGGTTCCTCACCACGGCGCATACGAGCGAGGACATCGCCGCGACAATCGCGGCGGCGGAGAAGGCTTTTGCACAAATGGCTCGCTAG
- a CDS encoding LCP family protein, with translation MARARTQQPKKKKPWKWALLGLGVAVLLVAGFFIYQGVGVVKGLDGFSKPKDESMFGQFEDKPAEKPPEWQGTERVNILIMGGDNRGLQKNETARSDSMMVVSVDPVTKKAHLFSVLRDTYVDIEGHGDGRINTALALGGPNLAMKTIGDLLGLNIQYYVYTDFEGFKSLIDALGGIKNFDVEKDMNYVDNADGNRYDIHLKKGVQDLDGTKALQYVRFRHDAMSDFTRTERQRKLLSAVSDELKSGWNLLKMKKIVDSIQPYVESNIEVTDMMKLAQLGVKTSVAGQTQVPPMELLGGEKVGGASVLAVSDSDKLLTFVQDELAKDTAPAAAGSGEGDTSTNGSSTGSNSTSSGTNGNTANGTSK, from the coding sequence TATTTATCAAGGCGTCGGAGTCGTGAAAGGCTTAGATGGCTTCAGTAAGCCGAAGGATGAGTCCATGTTCGGACAATTCGAAGATAAGCCGGCCGAGAAGCCGCCGGAATGGCAAGGAACCGAACGAGTCAATATTCTTATCATGGGCGGCGATAACCGCGGTCTGCAGAAGAATGAAACAGCACGTTCCGACTCGATGATGGTCGTTTCCGTAGATCCGGTAACGAAGAAAGCGCACTTATTCTCCGTATTGCGTGACACGTATGTAGACATCGAAGGACATGGCGATGGCCGAATTAACACAGCGCTGGCGCTTGGCGGCCCTAACCTTGCAATGAAGACAATCGGTGATCTGCTTGGCCTTAACATTCAATATTATGTGTATACTGACTTCGAAGGATTCAAGTCTCTGATTGATGCGCTTGGCGGCATTAAGAATTTTGACGTTGAGAAGGATATGAACTACGTCGATAATGCCGACGGCAACCGTTACGACATTCATTTGAAAAAAGGCGTTCAAGACCTAGACGGAACGAAGGCGCTGCAATATGTGCGCTTCCGTCATGATGCGATGAGCGACTTCACGCGTACAGAGCGTCAGCGCAAGCTGCTCTCCGCGGTGTCCGATGAGCTCAAGAGCGGTTGGAACCTGCTGAAGATGAAGAAAATCGTGGACAGCATTCAGCCTTATGTAGAGTCTAACATTGAAGTAACCGATATGATGAAGCTGGCCCAGCTAGGTGTTAAAACAAGCGTAGCCGGTCAAACGCAAGTACCTCCAATGGAGCTGCTTGGCGGCGAGAAAGTCGGCGGCGCGTCCGTGCTTGCGGTCAGCGATAGCGATAAGCTCCTCACTTTTGTACAGGATGAGCTTGCAAAAGATACAGCGCCGGCAGCGGCTGGTTCGGGCGAGGGCGATACTAGCACGAACGGCAGCAGCACAGGCAGTAACAGCACTTCGTCCGGTACGAATGGCAACACTGCGAACGGCACTAGCAAATAA